One window from the genome of Streptomyces sp. NBC_00287 encodes:
- a CDS encoding TIGR04222 domain-containing membrane protein, translated as MSVGTDHPLEPYGIALLRGGPRAAVTVAVVALRLRGIVEAGRPGTLRRAATADTTESWHPLEKAVRAGLYRPAGIRELLDRTVVDHALTRLRRELTTAGLLRSALPVLTRAGRRRLAELRQLHPLPAEGNALPREELVLAVALYGDRALTAFLPRFTESAGLVGRGRDMRVDEGGHSVSGVTGLGRALRDEMDSGGGGYGCGGGGGGGGD; from the coding sequence ATGAGCGTCGGTACGGACCACCCCCTGGAGCCCTACGGGATCGCCCTGCTGCGGGGCGGCCCCCGCGCCGCCGTCACCGTCGCGGTGGTGGCGCTGCGACTACGGGGCATCGTCGAGGCCGGCCGACCCGGCACCCTGCGCAGGGCGGCGACCGCGGACACCACGGAATCCTGGCATCCACTGGAGAAGGCCGTACGCGCCGGGCTCTACCGGCCCGCAGGAATAAGGGAGTTGCTCGACCGCACGGTCGTAGACCATGCCCTGACCCGCCTGCGACGCGAGCTCACCACAGCCGGTCTGCTGCGCTCGGCCCTGCCGGTTCTGACCCGCGCCGGACGCCGCCGGCTGGCGGAGCTGCGGCAGCTGCACCCGCTTCCGGCCGAGGGGAACGCGCTGCCGCGGGAGGAGCTGGTGCTCGCGGTCGCGCTCTACGGCGACCGGGCGCTGACCGCGTTCCTGCCCCGCTTCACCGAGTCGGCGGGGCTCGTCGGCCGCGGCCGAGACATGCGCGTGGACGAGGGAGGCCACTCCGTCAGCGGGGTCACCGGCCTGGGTCGCGCCCTCCGCGACGAGATGGACTCCGGCGGAGGCGGGTACGGCTGCGGCGGGGGTGGTGGAGGCGGCGGAGACTGA
- a CDS encoding catalase: MSKRVLTTESGAPVADNQNSASAGVGGPLLLQDQHLLEKLARFNRERIPERVVHARGSGAYGYFEVTDDVTGFTHADFLNTVGKRTEVFLRFSTVADSLGGADAVRDPRGFALKFYTEEGNYDLVGNNTPVFFIKDPIKFPDFIHSQKRDPFTGKQEPDNVWDFWAHAPEATHQVTWLMGDRGIPASYRHMNGYGSHTYQWTNAEGEAFFVKYHFKTNQGIRCLSSEQAAEQAGKDPGSHQTDLLQAIERGVNPSWTLHVQIMPAADAADYRFNPFDLTKVWPHKDYPLQRVGRLVLDRNPDNVFAEVEQAAFSPNNFVPGIGPSPDKMLQGRLFAYADAHRYRLGVNHTQLAVNAPRATTAQNYGRDGIMASNSQGRYAKNYEPNSYDGPAETGRPLSAPLAVTGYTGTHEAPQHTKDDDFFQAGELYRLMSAEEKSRLIANIAGGLSQVSRDDVIEKNLAHFHAADPEYGKRVEEAVRALRED, from the coding sequence ATGTCGAAGCGCGTGCTCACCACCGAGTCCGGCGCCCCGGTCGCCGACAACCAGAACTCCGCCTCCGCCGGCGTCGGCGGTCCGCTCCTCCTCCAGGACCAGCACCTCCTGGAGAAGCTCGCCCGGTTCAACCGTGAGCGCATCCCGGAGCGCGTGGTGCACGCCCGTGGCAGCGGCGCCTACGGCTACTTCGAGGTGACCGACGACGTCACCGGCTTCACCCACGCCGACTTCCTGAACACCGTCGGCAAGCGCACCGAGGTGTTCCTGCGCTTCTCGACCGTGGCCGACAGCCTCGGCGGCGCGGACGCGGTCCGTGACCCGCGAGGTTTCGCGCTCAAGTTCTATACGGAAGAGGGCAATTACGACCTCGTCGGGAACAACACCCCGGTGTTCTTCATCAAGGACCCGATCAAGTTCCCGGACTTCATCCACTCGCAGAAGCGCGACCCGTTCACCGGGAAGCAGGAGCCGGACAACGTCTGGGACTTCTGGGCGCACGCCCCCGAGGCCACCCACCAGGTGACCTGGCTGATGGGCGACCGCGGCATCCCGGCGTCGTACCGCCATATGAACGGCTACGGCTCGCACACCTACCAGTGGACGAACGCCGAGGGCGAGGCCTTCTTCGTCAAGTACCACTTCAAGACGAACCAGGGCATCCGCTGCCTGTCCTCCGAGCAGGCCGCGGAGCAGGCGGGCAAGGACCCGGGCTCGCACCAGACGGACCTGCTCCAGGCCATCGAGCGGGGCGTCAACCCGTCCTGGACCCTGCACGTGCAGATCATGCCGGCGGCGGACGCGGCCGACTACCGCTTCAACCCGTTCGACCTCACCAAGGTGTGGCCGCACAAGGACTACCCGCTGCAGCGCGTGGGCCGCCTGGTCCTGGACCGCAACCCCGACAACGTCTTCGCCGAGGTCGAGCAGGCCGCGTTCTCCCCGAACAACTTCGTTCCGGGCATCGGCCCCTCCCCCGACAAGATGCTCCAGGGCCGGCTGTTCGCCTACGCGGACGCGCACCGCTACCGCCTGGGCGTCAACCACACCCAGCTCGCGGTGAACGCGCCCAGGGCGACGACCGCGCAGAACTACGGCCGCGACGGCATCATGGCGTCCAACTCGCAGGGCCGGTACGCCAAGAACTACGAGCCGAACTCCTACGACGGCCCGGCGGAGACCGGCCGCCCGCTGTCCGCCCCGCTCGCGGTGACCGGGTACACCGGCACCCACGAGGCCCCGCAGCACACCAAGGACGACGACTTCTTCCAGGCCGGCGAGCTGTACCGGCTGATGTCCGCCGAGGAGAAGTCCCGGCTGATCGCGAACATCGCCGGTGGCCTCTCCCAGGTCTCCCGTGACGACGTGATCGAGAAGAACCTGGCCCACTTCCACGCCGCCGACCCGGAGTACGGCAAGCGCGTGGAGGAGGCGGTCCGCGCCCTGCGCGAGGACTGA
- a CDS encoding 2-hydroxy-3-oxopropionate reductase: protein MTTALADSSHPTRPAIAWIGLGIMGSPMSENLIKAGYDVTGFTLEQDKLDRLTKAGGAAAGSIAEAVKDADIVITMVPASPQVEAISYGPDGILENARSGALLIDMSSITPQTSVDLAKAARAKGIRVLDAPVSGGEAGAIEAVLSIMVGGEQADFDEAKPVLEALGKTIVLCGPHGSGQTVKAANQLIVAVNIQACAEAVVFLEKSGVDLTAALDVLNGGLAGSTVLTRKKDNFLQRDFKPGFRIDLHHKDMGIVTDAARNVGAALPVGAVVAQLVASLRAQGDGGLDHSALLRAVERLSGAQV from the coding sequence ATGACCACCGCACTTGCTGATTCTTCCCACCCGACCCGCCCGGCGATTGCCTGGATCGGCCTCGGCATCATGGGCTCCCCCATGTCCGAGAACCTGATCAAGGCCGGTTACGACGTCACCGGGTTCACGCTGGAGCAGGACAAGCTGGACCGGCTGACCAAGGCGGGCGGCGCGGCCGCCGGTTCGATCGCCGAGGCCGTCAAGGACGCCGACATCGTCATCACGATGGTGCCCGCCTCCCCTCAGGTCGAGGCCATCTCCTACGGCCCCGACGGCATCCTGGAGAACGCCAGGTCCGGCGCCCTGCTGATCGACATGTCCTCGATCACCCCGCAGACCTCCGTCGACCTGGCGAAGGCCGCCCGGGCCAAGGGCATCCGGGTGCTGGACGCCCCGGTGTCCGGTGGTGAGGCCGGTGCCATCGAGGCCGTACTGTCGATCATGGTCGGTGGTGAGCAGGCCGACTTCGACGAGGCCAAGCCGGTGCTCGAGGCCCTCGGCAAGACCATCGTGCTGTGCGGTCCGCACGGCTCGGGCCAGACCGTGAAGGCCGCCAACCAGCTGATCGTCGCCGTGAACATCCAGGCGTGCGCCGAGGCCGTGGTCTTCCTGGAGAAGTCGGGTGTGGACCTGACGGCGGCGCTGGACGTCCTCAACGGCGGCCTCGCGGGCTCCACCGTGCTGACGCGCAAGAAGGACAACTTCCTGCAGCGCGACTTCAAGCCGGGCTTCCGTATCGATCTGCACCACAAGGACATGGGCATCGTCACCGACGCCGCCCGCAATGTCGGCGCGGCCCTGCCCGTCGGTGCCGTGGTCGCCCAGCTCGTCGCGTCCCTGCGTGCACAGGGTGACGGCGGCCTGGACCACTCCGCGCTGCTGCGCGCGGTCGAGCGCCTCTCCGGCGCGCAGGTCTGA
- a CDS encoding TIM barrel protein, translating into MGFAEQRFNVNLSILFTELPLLERPAAAAAAGFTAVELWWPWIDSPTPERSELDALKKAIEDAGVQLTGLNFYAGQLPGPDRGALSIPGEESEKFRANIDVAADFAQSLGCKALNALYGNRVEGVDPAEQDALALENLVLAARAADRIGAILLIEALNQPESPMYPLVSAPSAVGIVDKVNDATGLGNAKFLMDLYHLSMNGEDLPAVIEQYAAKTGHVQIADNPGRGAPGTGSLPLEDLLDQLKKAGYDGWVGLEYKPGDRPSAEAFDWLSR; encoded by the coding sequence ATGGGATTCGCAGAGCAGCGCTTCAACGTCAACCTGTCGATCCTCTTCACGGAACTCCCGCTCCTGGAGCGCCCCGCGGCAGCCGCCGCGGCCGGCTTCACGGCGGTCGAGCTGTGGTGGCCCTGGATCGACTCCCCCACCCCCGAGCGGTCCGAGCTCGACGCCCTGAAGAAGGCGATCGAGGACGCGGGCGTCCAGCTCACGGGCCTGAACTTCTACGCGGGACAGCTCCCAGGCCCGGACCGCGGCGCCCTGTCGATCCCGGGCGAGGAGTCGGAGAAGTTCCGCGCCAACATCGACGTGGCCGCCGACTTCGCCCAGTCGCTGGGCTGCAAGGCGCTCAACGCCCTGTACGGCAACCGCGTCGAGGGCGTGGACCCGGCCGAGCAGGACGCGCTGGCGCTGGAGAACCTCGTCCTCGCGGCCCGGGCCGCCGACCGGATCGGCGCGATCCTGCTGATCGAGGCGCTGAACCAGCCCGAGTCGCCGATGTACCCGCTGGTGTCGGCGCCTTCCGCGGTCGGCATCGTCGACAAGGTCAACGACGCGACCGGCCTCGGCAACGCGAAGTTCCTCATGGACCTCTACCACCTGTCGATGAACGGCGAGGACCTGCCGGCGGTGATCGAGCAGTACGCCGCCAAGACCGGCCACGTGCAGATCGCCGACAACCCCGGCCGCGGCGCCCCGGGTACGGGCTCGCTGCCCCTCGAAGACCTCCTCGACCAGCTGAAGAAGGCGGGTTACGACGGCTGGGTCGGCCTCGAGTACAAGCCGGGCGACCGCCCGAGCGCCGAGGCCTTCGACTGGCTGTCCCGCTGA
- a CDS encoding MlaD family protein, translating to MITRTVKAQLLAFATVTAVGVSYVGAEYTGLVDAVLGRGYTVRADFADSGGIFTGAEVTYRGVPVGRVGALKLTGAGGVSVSLDIEDGAPRIPADTLAVVANRSAVGEQYVDLQPRASHGPYLLQGSTIPRDRTRVPLPTTDLVLSLDRLVNSVGKDDLRVTVDELGKAFSGTGPHLSKLVDSGNALVESASESLPETISLIEDSRRVLKTQADQGSSIKAFSRDLALLTAELKSSDGDLRKLIGNARPAAVELNSLLKSVEPRLSVLLANLISGGQVTLARLPGVEQALVTFPVVVSGSYTVIPGDGTTHFGLVVNADDPPPCTQGYGTARRDPADTSTREANTDARCTAPRGSGTSVRGAQNAPGASFGGGADQAAYVTPYDPETGALAGPDGTPVEIGSTGGQQTVFGKESWQWLLVGPMA from the coding sequence GTGATCACACGTACGGTCAAGGCCCAGTTGCTCGCCTTCGCCACCGTCACCGCCGTCGGCGTGTCCTATGTCGGCGCCGAGTACACGGGCCTGGTGGACGCTGTCCTCGGCCGCGGATACACCGTGCGGGCCGACTTCGCCGACTCCGGGGGCATCTTCACCGGCGCCGAGGTCACCTACCGCGGGGTGCCCGTGGGACGGGTCGGCGCGCTGAAGCTGACCGGTGCGGGCGGGGTGTCGGTCTCGCTCGACATCGAGGACGGGGCGCCGCGTATCCCGGCGGACACCCTTGCCGTGGTGGCGAACCGTTCGGCGGTGGGCGAGCAGTACGTCGATCTCCAGCCGCGCGCCTCCCACGGGCCGTACCTGCTTCAGGGCAGCACGATCCCCCGGGACCGCACGCGTGTGCCGCTGCCCACGACCGACCTGGTCCTCAGCCTCGACCGGCTGGTGAACTCGGTCGGCAAGGACGACCTGCGCGTCACCGTCGACGAGCTCGGCAAGGCCTTCTCCGGCACCGGACCGCATCTGAGCAAGCTGGTCGACTCGGGCAACGCGCTCGTCGAGTCGGCGTCCGAGTCGCTGCCCGAGACGATCTCGCTGATCGAGGACTCGCGAAGGGTGCTGAAGACGCAGGCCGACCAGGGCTCGTCCATCAAGGCGTTCTCACGCGATCTCGCCCTGCTCACCGCGGAGTTGAAGTCGAGCGACGGGGATCTGCGCAAACTCATCGGCAACGCGCGACCGGCGGCCGTCGAGCTCAACTCGCTGCTGAAGTCGGTCGAGCCACGGCTCTCGGTGCTGCTGGCCAACCTGATCAGCGGCGGGCAGGTCACGCTCGCGCGGCTGCCCGGCGTGGAGCAGGCCCTGGTGACCTTCCCGGTGGTGGTCTCGGGCAGTTACACGGTGATCCCCGGCGACGGCACCACCCACTTCGGCCTGGTGGTGAACGCCGACGATCCGCCGCCCTGCACCCAGGGCTACGGCACGGCCCGCCGCGACCCGGCGGACACCAGCACCCGCGAGGCGAACACCGACGCGCGCTGCACCGCCCCCCGGGGCAGTGGCACCTCGGTGCGCGGCGCGCAGAACGCCCCCGGCGCGTCCTTCGGCGGCGGGGCCGACCAGGCGGCGTACGTCACGCCGTACGACCCGGAGACCGGCGCGCTCGCCGGCCCGGACGGAACGCCCGTCGAGATCGGCTCGACGGGCGGCCAGCAGACCGTCTTCGGAAAGGAGTCGTGGCAATGGCTGCTCGTCGGACCGATGGCATGA